In Silene latifolia isolate original U9 population chromosome 6, ASM4854445v1, whole genome shotgun sequence, the genomic window ttatttatgaaactttcctaaattaatttttgatgatgtggacgctctagaatcgctcgaaaaaactctcttttatgtatatatatagattCTTTCACATCCTTTTGGCGAGCATAATAGTGTGAAGCATAAATCTGCATGTTAGTTGAAGTATTACTTTGACTCATACAGTCATACATGTTTTAAACATCATGCATTGATGACATCTGATATTCGCATTCACTTGTGGACTCACTAAGCTTAGGAAAGGCTTTTACAAGCAAGTAGGCTCGATATAAGACAATAGTAAGGATAGATAAGCATTGCGTTCTCTAATACAATTGTTGCCCATCTGTTTTGATTATTTTGGTTGATGTTGTGGCTCATTGTTATATTCCTGGTGGATTCTAAAAGGTATTGGCTTTATTGCTGTTTACTTCGACAAGAGACCCAGGAATTGTTCCACGTAATTCGCATCCACCAGAGGAAGAATTCCGCTATGATTCTtctgttgttgagagtggtggtAGACAAACACCAGGTCTTCAATTTCCTCGAACAAAAGAAGTCATGGTTAATGGAGTCCCAGTCAGGGTGAAATATTGTGATACATGTATGCTGTATCGTCCACCACGATGCTCTCATTGCTCAATATGCAATAACTGTGTGGAGCGTTTTGATCACCATTGCCCTTGGGTTGGTCAATGCATTGGACTGGTAACCCTCTTATTTTCTAGTACTTCATTGCTGTTACAAACTATACTAGATTTCAGACTGATAGCATCTTTTTTTTCCCTGCAGCGCAACTATCgttatttcttcttctttgtaTCTTCAGCTACTCTTCTTTGCATATTTGTCTTTGCTATTTCGGCTTTCTATATCAAGGTTTTGATGAATGACAACCACTACTCTGTTTGGAAGGCGATGAGAGATTCACCTGCATCAGTAATACTCATGGCTTATTGTTTTATATCCCTGTGGTTTGTTGGTGGACTCACTGGCTTTCATTTGTACCTTATCAGCACAAACCAGGTTAGTCATATTAACTTACGTTTTTTGGTTTTTCAGTAGCAATAAAATTGGTACTCTTGTTGATGCGTAAAAGGAATAGCTGAGTGGGGATGTGAAATACTTAATATTTTGCATTATTTTGTAGCATTACTTTTGATATATATTTTCGTTGGATATTTTTTGTTGTCACTGGATGGTTTCCTATGTTAGGTTATTAGAATTATCTCACATTTGTTAAGCAACCTTAGTATGTCGTGTTTTCTTATTCAAGGTTTTCCCCCTAGTGTAAATGAGTTGTCTAACTGAGAAATAGATGAAGACTGACTGACTGAGTGATGATGGTCTTATGTTGTATTACAAATGAGAAGCTTCTGTTAGCTAAAACCAGACCCCTCTTACATAGATTATCAGTGGTGGCAGGTTGGGAACGCATGGTGTAGCAAGGCAACCAATGAAAGCATGTCTTATGTTTTTCTTCCAAACTCATCTACATAGATTTCTCTGTCTTTACTCTTGTCTGAAGTAGTTTAACCAAGAATGATGATGATCAACTGCTGCAATTTGTTTGTTATTTGATGGCCAAAAAAATTGTATGAAGAGAATGGGATAGCGAGATATCTGATAGGAAGGGCACCCTCATTGTTGTCAGTTCTTAATAAGATTTGCAGCGTAACTGCTTTGACGCCACCTCAATAAATTCTATTTTTATAAGATTAGCACCCAGGCCAGAGAAACAGAATTTTTTGAATCATCAGTTGTTGCTGAAACTAAAGAAGTGTTCTTTAGTGAGGTTTTTTGTGAAAACCAAAAGTGCAATGCCAGCACACTAAGAGTGAAATGGAACAGCAGGTTGGAGCCTTGCTCCTTCACATTCAAGTTGCTTTTTTACCTTATAGATATATCTCTTAAGTATCCAGGTTTAGCTCTGATCTAGATTACCTGAAGCATCAGAATGATTTTATGCCGGCCTATCCGACAACCGAGTTTTTCTGTTAAATTTACACAAGTATTATAATTATTTACTCGCTCTGCTGCAAAAGTACCTTCGATtttcacattgacacaatcattAAGTACTGAAAAGAATACCGAAATGCTAGGGCAAGAGGTCTATTTGAAAAGGATTACACTAGAGTTTATCGAAATGATGGGTAGTTGTATAGCTTACTGAAATCTTAATGCAAGTGCTCTATGTGCAAGTGACAGAACGAGTTATTTCTGAATCAACTCAATATGTAGAAGAAAAATTAAATTTCTGAATTGGAGACTTGGAGTGAATACATGCTAGCACTAAATTAGTCTCAATAATTTTTTTGTAAGGCATATCACCTTGTCAGCAGATAAGACACTTCATTTTTCTTCTTGTTCTCTGAAATATTTAAGTTCTTATCTCTTATCGTGGTTAAGATAAGTGTATCAATATCAACTTGATGTACACTGAGCTATAGAGATTCATCCTCTCTTTTGTTTGATTATATGGCAAGTCTATACACGGAGTATTTTAGTAATGAATGTAAGTTTTATTGGGCCTCCATGAATGATCTTAGCAATATGGGACCTTAATTTCTATGATGGCAATAGGGAAGGTCATTCCTCCTGCAGTGATGAATTTTAGGATTAGATTTATCACATGGTTGGAAATTTTTTATGACTAGGTGAACACAGATTTCATTTCTATTGGGGCCAACTCATGGGTTTGAAATATGATGAAGTAATGCAAAATTAGTCGCTTAATCTTTTGATGCTTCTTGTATCATGAGATAGCATTGTGTTGTTTCATTATATGCTGGAATTTTCATTATGGGCATTAGAAGAGAACCTCTTTGCGTTTTTAAGACACCGGTTAAAGCTTTGTGCGTACCCCTTATCCTGCCAAAGGCGGGATCCATTGGGGCATTGCATAATGTTGTGTAGGTTTCATATATAGAGGGCCATTTAAGTCCAAGAAAGTAAAAAGGTGCACTTTTTGAATTGTTGTATCTAACCTGCTTTTATTGACAAGATTTCCCTAAATGTTTCTTTAAATGCTTGTATGTTTGTGTATCTGATGTGGCGGTGAATGGTGAATTCGTGATGCACACTCTTCCTTTTCTCTACCTTTCTTCTTGTCACCTGATATATTCTAATTCGCTGTACCAGACTACATATGAGAACTTCCGTTATAGAACTGACAACAGGCCTAATGTCTACAATCGAGGATGTCTGAATAATTTTGTCGAAGTGTTTTGCACCAAGATAAAGTCGTCAAGAAACAATTTCCGAGCCATTGTCCAGGAAGAGATGCAAAGGCCACCACCTCCACGCACCACACCGGAAAATGAACCCAGTGGAGAATCTGATGATCGGCGTATTAAGGTGGAAGACGACTTGGATCTTGGGGGAGACATTCTTAAAATCTCACAGAGACGTAATATTGAAGATTTCGAGGAGGATATTCGTAGTAGAGGGAGCAATGTGCTTCATAACAGCTCTGAGGGAGACTCCCATGTCGGTTCTGATTATCATACTCCGCCTATTCGTGCTGAAATCCGACATGCTAGTTGGGGAAGAAGTCAGAGCTGGGAAGGTGATCGTGATGTCTCAGTTAAAGATACCCACCAAGGATGAACTTCCATTTGTTATGTACATTTGATCTCTTGGGTTCGAAATTGAGCCCTGTCATTTGGCCGGAAACCACCAGAGGATTGCATGTCTCTACTTGTATTTTGTTGGGTTGGCTTTTTATCATTTGTCGAATGAAGTAGGTGATATGAATGTAATGTGAGATCTCCAACATGATCATTATCTTGTTTATTTTGTCATCTGATGTAGATTGCATGATCCTTTGCTGATGATTCTTTTTGTGTATATATGAACTCCAAGGATGAAATTCCTAACTGGGTTTTATTTTAAGGGATTTTCTAGTTCTCCAGGCCAGGTTGCTAGGAACCCTACAACGTGACCTGCTTTCGATAGTAGTGTGTCAGATGACATTGTTTGAATGACGGTAAACTTTTGTCATCTGGTATGAACATCTTTGAAGGAAATTTCCGGTAAATTGATGGGTCAGGGTTAAATGAGCCAGATTCATCAATTTGGAGCTGTTTTTCGTTGTACATAGGCCGCAAGGTAACATCTCAGCCAGCTTTCGACTTTCTCTCTCTATTTTCCCCAAAAAACCCCAAAACAGCTACTCTATAAAAAATTAATCCCTAATTAGATCACACTCTGATACCGCCGCCAACTTCGGCTCGCCGGCCTTCTCCCCACGACCTCATCATTCCCGTCGCCGGCGAGCCGAACCCTGAAATCGTTGATTGTCGGCGAGTTGTATAGTTGTAATAAGAAGGGTTGTGATTGGTCATCCGGTCTATGTGTGTTGATTTCAAGGTCGATCGGTTCTCGATTGAGTGTCGCGATTATCACCTAGAGGTGCGACTACCTTGTAACGTTTCGTCGCTGTTCTACGATGCGTTTCTAGCCACAAGCCGGTGATCTCTTTTCCCTCACTTGTGGTTTCTGGTTTTTAATTGAGTCTTGATCAAGTGTAGTAAGCTTTTCAGTAGTTTAGTAATCTTTTTTCTTTGATTATCATCTTTAGTGCTTTCTGTTTTCAATTGGGGTGGTAGTTGGCTTCCTTTATTCTCCGTGTTTGTTTGGGATTTTTGTTTAGTTGAAAGTTGGTGTACCAGTACATGCGTTCTTTTGCTGTTCGGTTTTGGGTTTCCAAGTTATTTTGAGATTATGACTACTATCGGTGGTCATCGGAAATTTCTTGAAGCTTTTGCATGTGCTCATGTTAACGATGGTTTTATGGATGATAACGGGGAAAGGATGTTGGGCAATTTTATGAAATTCCAGGGATCGTCTTTGAATGAGATTAAGGATCTTAAAGAAAGGGGTAATGGGTTTTTTAGGCAGAAATattttgatatggctgctgctTGTTACGATGAAGCTTGTAAGCTTCTTGGCCTAATTATTGGTGTTGTTGGGAGCGAAGATGTTCAGTCCTTATCTGAACTTGCTGTTTCACTTAATTCGAATCTTGCAGCATGTGCCCTCAAACTTGATGAATTTCAAGCTACTTTGGACTTGTGCTCTATAATCTTAAACTATTTTCCTCGTAATGTTAAAGCTTTATTTCGTAGGGCGCTAGCATTCATGAAGTTGAAAAGGTTTTTTGAAGCTGAATTAGATCTGGTTGAGGCTTTGGTGGTTGAACCCAAGAATAAGGATGTTTTAAGGGAATTAGGTGTGGTTAGAAGTCATCTTCTTATGAAGGAGAATGGCAAAAGAGTGTTGGAGGTTGCTCCTATAGTTGATGTGGATAGAAAAAagaagcttgtttgtgcatcagAACCTTTCTTGAGTGCTAGGGACTGTTTGACCGATAAGATGGACCTGAGTGTTAGGGATTGTGTGGCTGGTAAGATGGAGGTGACAGACGGTCCAAAAAATAATCACGACTTCAACCTCGTTAAGAGCATAGAGGTTAATGAGGGCGTGGTTATTGAGATGAAGGATGCTCAAAATAATTGTGGCGTGGATCTGTGCACTAACTTAGCGAAGACCGAGTACGTGGCAGATAAGTCGTCGTCCCTTCTTGAGTTCTCCAAGAAGGGTGGAGGAAACTCTCGGCTAAGGATCGCTGGACAATCTTATAAAAAGCTCCTGGAAGGTAAAAAGGTGAGCTTTTATCATAAGAGAGATTTGTCGACGATAACAATTCGAATCCTTGATAATGAGGAAACGAAGGAAGAAGATACTACAAGAGAAAAgtgcaagaagaagaggaggaggagatgTCATAAAAAGAGGAAGCTGGTTGCCATGAATAGTGATTTGTCCCCTTTAGATAGCAATAATGTTAAGCCTCTTGTCCCCGATGCAAGTTCGAGCACGTCCTCCATATGTGACAACTTCACTACTGTTGATACTCAAATCCTCCAATTACCAAACACCGTCGTTTCTCATGATTCTATTTTGCCATCCTTTCCTAATACCGATGACACCACTTCAGTTTGCACTCAAGCTCAGTATGATGCAAATGTTAACCAACCTTTCTTGTTTTCGGCTTATCCAAAGAAGTGTAAGATGCACTCTCCCTCGGTTAACAAATTATCGTCTGCCCCTAGAACGTCTAAACTTTGCAGGTACCCTCTTAGACGGTTTGACAAACTCAAGAAGAGAATTCTCAATTCCAAGAAGATATCTAGCCAAGGGGATGAATATCCAAGACATATTCTATCTACTTTTTCTACAAGTAGATCTTTCACCCATAAATTTCTACGTCCTCGTGGCGTAAGTatgtcttgttgcaggtactccTCGGAAGCTCAGTTGATAAGGAAGAGAAAAGAAATGTTTGCTCAGTTGGCCAACTCCGACCGTCCCCTCAAGAAGCCTACTTTGATTATCACCCCCacccttagtttagtttttaGTCGAATAATGTAATAATAAAATCCGACTCAGAGTCGGATATGAATGATGTAACCTTTCTTTactgctgccaaaaaaaaaaaaaaaaaaaaaaaaaaaaataggccgCAAGGTAAAGCAAATGGGTTAAACCTGAGTGTTTACTGTACATAGTTATGGACAATTTTAAGAGTTGCTCTGTATAATGATAGATTCATTGCTTTTAGATCTTTTCATAGTCGAAGCATGATAGTATGCGGACTGTGTGCGCCACTCCATTTGTAGGAATTGCCCCATTTTCCAAAATCTATTAAGAGGTAAGCAAATGGAGAAATTTCAATAAATCGGAGAGTACCTTTTTTTAACAAGGGGAGATTTATTGATCGTGGTAATAATACAAACTTTTTTTTGGCATTTCTTAGTCAATTTGTCATGTGATTTGGTATTTATTTGACCCGTCCTAATCTTAAGGCGAATAGTGATCGTtttaaatgagattttgtgcataGCTTGATACAAGGGGTATGAGTCTCTGTTAATCCATGGCATGTGTTTAAGTCAAGAATTATTTCCGCAATTCGGAGGTGTGGTCAAAAGCGGGTTTGAGCCGGACGCGGGCCAATGGACAACTTTTTTGGCCCATGGACATGCAGGTCCATGGACcgggtttttgtaatttttgaaaaatGCATTGTCCAATCCCGCTTTGTTAGCGGAACGGACGGGACGGGTCTAATAGGAACAACTCTACCAGTCTTATAAAATATCAAgttttttaaaagaaaaataaatgttAATATACAAATATTTTTTGAATACAATGAATGTAATAATGgatcaattagtcttgctgaagacgggttggAGCGAGTGACgaataatgtcactcacaaaacggatagggggacaaggtgggggcaccccatgtgctttcctctctcctctatttgggtcatttgtgaggaaaaatggtatccgtcactccaaagtgacggctacgtgccgtcacaaatgaaatTTTGTGATAATGGATTTGTGTTACTAATAAAACCATGATAACAATAATTTATGTTTAAAATTTTGGTAAGATACGATGGATATCTAATGAGGCAACAATATATTATCAACCTTGGTTATCAATATacagcaactctcctataggaccgtccaaTAGTATAGGACTGGCCCAAAAGGAGAGAAGACCaattataaaatttaatttaatttatattttaattttattttaacaactCGGCATTTCATGATGAAAACTAACACATTTAAATATACAAGTTATCAATCTAAAAgtttaggttatcaaaataatttttttttttacaaatttatTGAGTAATCTATTTGGGCTTTTAATTAATGAACTAGTCTTATGAGTAAAATGGTCTCACACAACAATTTGTGATCAATATATGTCTATACTCTATAGGTAGGTACACTTGATCTTGTCTACACATGTCAATCTCAGGTTATTAATTAATACTCTTACTCCGTATATGATTTCTAATAACAATACACCTTATCTCGCTTAAAGTTGAAATAATAATATCATAGAAATAAAGGTATACAGTAGATTATAGTGTAGACGGTTTAACATTGTGAAATGGTCCAACTTCGTAAAAATAAGAATCGTTTATTACTAATAAAAAAGTTTTGTTTTCGTAATTCCTGAAACTTCTTCATATTTTGTACTTTCATTATCTACCGACTGCAGTCCATGTCTTGTTTTTGCCATCATCAGGGGCGGATCCAGCCCATTGGCTATATGGGCTGGAGCCCAACCTGTTTTCTGagaacaaaatgactaataagCAAATATTGTAATTAATATACATAATTATACCCTTGGCTCAGTGGTAAACTGTCATGGATACCTTCCTAGTGGTTGGGTGTTCCAACCCAAAGGAGGACATAATTTCAAGACGgattttttttgtgatttattgTATGACATGACTTTTTATTACTCTCCTTTGTTTATGAAGCTCTCATTATCTAAAAATTTGTCGAGACTTATAACTTTAACAATTTATCGGTAGAATAATAAGAATAGTTATATGTAAGCTTAATTAGCACAGAAGTACTTAGGTAATATAATACCGATAAAGTGTCAAAaatcataattcaaaattattggCTCGAATATGATGAAAATGAAGCACAATACTATATAATAATAAGGGTTAAAGCGAGtatataattattaattttaagCCTCTTTAAATAATGTATCGAAATAAAAATTTTATATGAGTAAGCAAAATTTTCTAGTCCACCGTACTTTTGATTCCTGGATCCGCCCCTGGCCACCATTCAGGGTATTTCTATAAGTCTTAGAAACGACAGGCTTTtgaataaaaaaaggaaaaaaaagaatttAATATTGAAAAATCGTCTCATACTATAAAATCGTCTTATCTGTAATTATTACTGATACATGCACCAAGAGAAAGGTTAGCCAGCTCAAAGCAAGGTAGGTTAACTTAACTAACATGCACGAGTATCAAAGGACATGGGTTTGGTGTAGGTCACTTCGCTGGCAAATCTAAGTCTCATTTATTTGGTAATTAGTGATTAGTGTTAGGCTTATATCTCTATTTGTTTACTCCTAAAGTAGGAGTATCATAGCTACTCTTTACCTTCATTTACTCCACTTGTCCTTCATTATAAGGTCTATACTTACTTCTTTGGGCATACTGCCTCTTCATTCGTTGcttttggacacataatctaagCTATTTTACTCGAGTTTCTCGACTCAATTCACTTTGTCTCATTATAATTGATTTTATTACAAAAGTAGgacttttttatttatttgagaTATATATAGCCCTAGTAAAAATAGTTAGGTAATATTTTCATCTAATAAATTGAAGCTTACTAGGACATTCTAAATTACTGTATGTAGTTCAACTTTGTTGCAATGCCATATAGTTTAGATGGTAAAGTCATTCGATAATTTAATGTCTGGGTTCGAATCCCGTTATTAACATATTTTTCTTGTCGCtccttttacaaaaaaaaaaagttcaaacTTTTTGGTTTATCATCTATACCATTTGTTTCGATAGGATACTTCAATTGGaagtagacctgtcaaaactcgacccgacccgaaaacccgacccgCCCGACTCGTTTTTAGGGctacaaacccggttttttcaACCCGTGACCCGTTTGActcgaacccgaaatga contains:
- the LOC141586924 gene encoding protein S-acyltransferase 8-like, with the protein product MDKRVYQLWKGNNKFIFGGRLILGPDAKSLLVSLALITVPVVIFCVFVAWHLRHAHQFASYNSGYAILVITIVFTIYVLALLLFTSTRDPGIVPRNSHPPEEEFRYDSSVVESGGRQTPGLQFPRTKEVMVNGVPVRVKYCDTCMLYRPPRCSHCSICNNCVERFDHHCPWVGQCIGLRNYRYFFFFVSSATLLCIFVFAISAFYIKVLMNDNHYSVWKAMRDSPASVILMAYCFISLWFVGGLTGFHLYLISTNQTTYENFRYRTDNRPNVYNRGCLNNFVEVFCTKIKSSRNNFRAIVQEEMQRPPPPRTTPENEPSGESDDRRIKVEDDLDLGGDILKISQRRNIEDFEEDIRSRGSNVLHNSSEGDSHVGSDYHTPPIRAEIRHASWGRSQSWEGDRDVSVKDTHQG